A genomic window from Salvelinus alpinus chromosome 10, SLU_Salpinus.1, whole genome shotgun sequence includes:
- the aox5 gene encoding aldehyde oxidase 5, with translation MMSSPNSCSELIFYVNGQKILERNADPEEVLLKFLRRKVLLTGTKYGCGGGGCGACTVMVSRYDQLHNRVLHYTVNACLQPICTLHGAAVVTVEGIGSTKTKLHPVQERIAKAHGSQCGFCTPGMVMSMYTLLRNKPHPTMEDIREALGGNLCRCTGYRPIIDGFKTFCDASENGEGCCQNGQNGESGGKCCIENGTKQHKDSDISEELFHMDDVLPLDPSQDLIFPPELMIMGRKRACGSLCFQGDRLKLMSPVDLTNLLELKTEYPEAPVVVGNTTIGPNMQVKGVHHPLIIYAGRVSDLHTVTWGKDGVSMGAVCTLSSLKEEMERAVREMEAERTRGYQALLQTLRCLAGKQIRNMATIGGNILSANPKYDLNGVLAALDCTLQVMSKENGTRAITLNEELFTGFGKTALRPDEVLLSIDIPYSKPWEFVSAFRQAQRREFAFSIVNAGMKVVFKEGTNIVESLNIYYGGVGPTLVKVGRTCQKLVGRSWGEELLADACWLLEEEVELSDSAHGGKVEYRKTLTTSFFFKFYMQVLQELRERDVNVCLLPLEYLSALKPFKNEVPQGHHSFQLVPNAQSSRDPVGHPMMHQAAFHQATGEAQYYDDIPPVQGELFVFMVTSTRAHAKIINIDPSEALGMTGVVTFLSAGDVPGQNRRMLFDNPEELFAEEEVSCVGQIIGAVVAESREQARRAAQRVKVTYQDLLPVFFTIEEAIQHQSFFDPKRQLERGDMDKAFETVDQILEDEIYLGGQEHFYMETQGLIAVPKGENGELELFVASQHSAYTQEVVGITLGIDSNKITCHVRRLGGAFGGKVMKIASLSAITATAAVKTGRAVRCVLERGDDMLITSGRHPFLGKYKVGYNNDGTIMAADITYYSNGGCTLNESLFIMEKALLHMDNGYRIPNLRGRGLVCKTYLPSYTAFRGFGGPQGLMVMESVLHEVAVKCGLPPQKVREINMYREEECYTHHKQLFSPRNMLRCWDECLDKAGYHDRLQAIQQFNTSNRWKKRGISAVPMKFGVGFSKGFYNQGAALVNIYKDGSVLVAHGGTEMGQGINTKALQIASRILRVPMSSIHIKETCTGNIPNASPSAASFGTDAVGMAVKDACEKLMGRLKPVMENHPKYTWQQWIFEAYCQKVSLSATGFFLGPHTGVDWENSEGPAYYYFTFGACCSEVEIDCLTGDHKNLRTDIVMDVGRSLNPALDIGQIEGGFVQGIGLYTIEELQFSPEGVLMTRGPSQYKIPALCDVPPQFNVHLLANAQNPHAIYRSKGIGEPPVFLASTIFFAIKEAVAAARRERGLGDSFPLSSPATAERIRMACEDQFTEMAPSPKKGTFKPWSINI, from the exons ATGATGTCCTCTCCCAACAGTTGCAGTGAATTGATTTTCTATGTAAATGGACAAAAG ATCTTAGAGAGGAATGCTGATCCAGAGGAGGTGCTCCTCAAATTCCTCAGAAGGAAAG TGCTTCTAACTGGGACTAAGTATGGTTGTGGAGGGGGTGGATGTGGGGCCTGCACGGTCATGGTGTCCAGATATGACCAACTCCACAACAGAGTTCT CCACTACACTGTTAACGCCTGTCTGCAGCCCATCTGTACATTGCATGGGGCTGCTGTGGTAACAGTGGAGGGTATTGGCAGCACCAAGACCAAACTGCATCCGGTTCAG GAGCGTATAGCCAAGGCCCATGGCTCTCAGTGTGGTTTCTGTACTCCAGGCATGGTGATGTCCATGTACACTTTACTGAGGAACAAACCACATCCCACCATGGAAGACATCAGAGAGGCTCTAGGAG GAAACCTCTGCCGCTGTACTGGCTACAGGCCGATCATTGATGGATTCAAAACTTTCTGTGAT GCATCAGAGAATGGAGAGGGATGTTGCCAGAATGGCCAGAATGGAGAATCAGGGGGAAAGTGCTGTATAGAGAATGGAACTAAGCAACACAAGGATAGTGAC ATCTCAGAGGAGCTGTTCCATATGGACGATGTCCTACCACTTGACCCATCCCAGGACCTCATTTTCCCTCCAGAACTCATG ATTATGGGAAGGAAACGTGCCTGTGGCAGTCTGTGTTTCCAAGGCGATAGGCTGAAGTTGATGTCTCCAGTAGATCTGACCAATCTGCTTGAGTTGAAAACAGAATATCCTGAAGCCCCTGTGGTGGTTGGCAACACAACTATAG GACCAAATATGCAAGTGAAAGGAGTCCATCATCCTCTCATCATCTACGCCGGGAGAGTTTCAGATTTACATACTGTGACGTGGGGGAAGGATG GTGTGAGTATGGGGGCAGTCTGCACCCTGTCCAGTCtgaaggaggagatggagagggctGTGAGGGAGATGGAGGCAGAGAGAACCAGGGGGTACCAGGCCCTGCTACAGACCCTACGGTGTCTAGCAGGGAAACAGATCCGCAACATGGCT ACCATTGGAGGCAATATCCTCAGTGCCAACCCAAAGTATGATCTCAATGGTGTTCTAGCTGCCTTGGACTGCACACTGCAGGTCATGTCTAAAG AAAATGGGACAAGGGCGATCACTCTGAATGAAGAACTCTTCACTGGCTTTGGCAAGACGGCGCTTAGACCAGATGAAGTCCTCCTGTCCATTGACATCCCCTACTCCAAACCA TGGGAGTTTGTGTCCGCCTTCCGTCAGGCCCAGAGGAGGGAGTTTGCCTTCTCCATAGTCAACGCTGGGATGAAGGTGGTCTTCAAGGAGGGCACTAACATAGTGGAGTCGCTCAACATCTACTACGGAGGAGTGGGACCCACGCTGGTCAAGGTTGGACGCACATGCCAGAAGCTTGTTGGACG GTCCTGGGGGGAGGAGCTTTTGGCTGATGCCTGCTGGCttttggaggaggaggtggagctaTCTGACTCTGCCCACGGAGGGAAGGTGGAGTATCGCAAGACCCTTACCACCAGCTTCTTCTTCAAATTCTACATGCAGGTCCTCCAGGAGCTCAGAGAGAGG GATGTGAACGTGTGTCTTCTACCCCTTGAGTACCTCAGTGCTCTCAAGCCTTTCAAAAACGAAGTGCCCCAGGGACATCACTCTTTCCAG CTTGTGCCCAATGCCCAGTCCTCCCGGGACCCTGTGGGCCATCCCATGATGCACCAAGCAGCCTTCCATCAGGCTACAGGAGAGGCCCAGTATTACGATGACATACCACCTGTCCAGGGGGAACTCTTTGTCTTCATGGTGACCAGCACCAGAGCTCACGCCAAGATCAT CAACATTGACCCATCTGAAGCACTTGGCATGACTGGGGTGGTCACGTTCCTATCAGCTGGGGACGTCCCTGGTCAGAACCGACGGATGTTGTTCGATAACCCAGAGGAACTCTTTGCCGAGGAGGAG GTGTCTTGTGTGGGGCAGATCATTGGGGCTGTggtagcagagagcagagagcaggccaGGAGAGCAGCTCAAAGGGTAAAGGTCACCTACCAGGATCTACTTCCTGTCTTCTTCACAATAGAAGAGGCCATCCAGCATCAGTCCTTCTTTGACCCAAAGAGGCAGCTGGAGAGAGGAGACATGGACAAAGCCTTTGAGACGGTGGATCAGATTCTGGAGG ATGAGATCTACTTGGGAGGTCAGGAGCATTTCTACATGGAGACTCAGGGCCTTATTGCAGTGCCCAAAGGAGAGAATGGAGAACTGGAACTATTTGTGGCCAGCCAGCATTCAGCATACACTCAG GAAGTGGTAGGAATCACTCTGGGCATCGACTCCAACAAGATCACATGTCACGTGAGGAGGTTGGGGGGAGCGTTCGGGGGCAAAGTCATGAAGATTGCCTCCCTCTCTGCTATCACTGCCACAGCTGCAGTCAA GACAGGGCGAGCAGTACGCTGTGTTCTGGAACGTGGAGATGACATGCTGATCACCAGTGGCAGACACCCCTTCCTAGGAAAATACAAG GTGGGATACAACAACGATGGAACCATCATGGCAGCGGACATCACCTACTACAGTAACGGGGGGTGTACCCTGAATGAATCATTATTC ATCATGGAGAAAGCCCTGCTTCACATGGACAATGGCTACAGGATCCCTAACCTGCGTGGGCGTGGCTTGGTGTGTAAGACCTACCTGCCCTCCTACACAGCGTTCCGAGGCTTCGGAGGACCCCAGGGACTCATGGTGATGGAGAGCGTGCTGCACGAGGTGGCTGTCAAATGTGGCCTCCCTCCACAGAAG GTGAGGGAGATCAACATGTACCGGGAGGAGGAGTGCTATACCCACCACAAGCAGCTCTTCTCCCCCCGCAACATGCTCCGTTGCTGGGACGAGTGTCTAGACAAGGCTGGGTACCACGATCGCCTCCAGGCCATCCAGCAGTTCAACACCTCCAACCGCTGGAAGAAGAGGGGCATCTCTGCTGTGCCTATGAAGTTCGGCGTCGGCTTCTCCAAAGGCTTCTACAACCAG GGTGCAGCTCTGGTGAACATCTACAAGGATGGCTCGGTGTTGGTGGCACACGGAGGCACAGAGATGGGTCAGGGAATCAACACAAAAGCCCTCCAGATTGCCAGTCGTATCCTGAGGGTGCCCATGTCCTCAATCCACATCAAGGAGACCTGTACGGGCAACATTCCCAATGCTtcaccctcagcagcctcctttgGCACGGACGCAGTGGGCATGGCAGTCAAG GATGCTTGTGAGAAACTGATGGGGCGCTTGAAGCCAGTCATGGAAAATCATCCCAAATATACATGGCAACAATGG ATTTTTGAGGCTTATTGCCAGAAGGTCAGCTTATCTGCAACTGGCTTCTTCTT GGGACCTCACACGGGTGTGGACTGGGAGAACAGCGAGGGTCCAGCCTACTATTACTTCACATTTGGGGCCTGCTGCTCAGAAGTGGAGATCGACTGTCTCACTGGAGATCACAAA AATCTCAGAACAGATATTGTGATGGATGTCGGGAGGAGCCTCAACCCAGCTCTAGATATAGGACAG ATCGAGGGAGGCTTCGTCCAGGGCATAGGTCTGTACACCATAGAGGAGCTGCAGTTCTCTCCTGAGGGGGTTCTGATGACCAGGGGTCCGTCCCAGTACAAGATTCCTGCCCTCTGTGACGTCCCTCCTCAGTTTAACGTCCACCTGCTAGCCAACGCACAGAACCCACATGCCATCTACAGGTCCAAG GGTATAGGCGAGCCGCCAGTGTTCTTGGCCAGCACCATCTTCTTTGCCATAAAGGAGGCAGTTGCTGCAGCACgtagagagagggggttaggGGACAGCTTCCCTCTAAGCTCCCCTGCTACTGCTGAGAGGATACGCATGGCCTGTGAGGACCAGTTCACTGAGATG GCTCCATCTCCAAAGAAAGGAACGTTCAAACCATGGAGTATCAACATATGA